In Glycine max cultivar Williams 82 chromosome 7, Glycine_max_v4.0, whole genome shotgun sequence, a single window of DNA contains:
- the LOC100810107 gene encoding L-ascorbate oxidase homolog — MGRVWTSMIALLLCLMTSSVRGEDPYIYYTWNVTYGTIAPLGVPQQGILINGQFPGPEINSTSNNNVVINVFNNLDEPLLFTWHGVQQRKNSWQDGTLGAQCPIAPGTNYTYRFQVKDQIGTYFYYPTTGLQRAVGGFGGLRIFSRLLIPVPYADPADEYWVLIGDWFGKSHTALKQTLDSGRSIGRPSGVHINGKNGGLEALYTMEPGKTYKYRICNVGLKEALNFRIQGHPMKLVETEGSHVVQNTYDSLDVHVGQCFTVLVTADQEPRDYFMVASTRFTKKVITATRVIRYSNGVGPASPLLPPAPHQGWAWSLNQFRSFRWNLTASAARPNPQGSYHYGQINITRTIKLVGTRSKIGGKLRYALNGVSHVDPETPLKLAEYYGVADKVFKYNLISDAPDAAIASRDPIIAPNVINATFRNFIEVILENPTKVTQSYNLDGYSFFAVAVEPGQWSPEKRKCYNLLDAVSRHTIQVFPKSWAAIMLTFDNAGMWNLRSEMAENRYLGQQLYVSVLSPNRSLRDEYNLPETQLVCGIVKDMPKPPPYSS, encoded by the exons atgggCAGGGTTTGGACTTCGATGATAGCATTGTTGCTTTGCCTGATGACATCATCGGTTCGGGGCGAGGACCCTTACATTTACTACACATGGAACGTGACCTACGGCACCATTGCCCCATTGGGTGTCCCCCAACAGGGTATCCTCATCAATGGTCAGTTTCCCGGCCCCGAAATCAACTCCACCAGCAACAACAACGTGGTCATCAATGTCTTCAACAACCTCGATGAGCCTCTCTTGTTCACATGGCATGGTGTCCAACAGAGGAAGAACTCTTGGCAAGATGGCACATTGGGTGCCCAGTGCCCTATCGCCCCAGGCACCAACTACACCTACCGCTTTCAG GTTAAGGATCAAATTGGAACTTACTTCTACTACCCGACCACCGGCTTGCAACGCGCAGTGGGTGGCTTCGGGGGTTTAAGGATCTTCAGCCGTCTGTTGATCCCAGTGCCCTATGCTGATCCCGCCGATGAGTACTGGGTGCTCATCGGTGACTGGTTCGGCAAGAGCCACACTGCCTTGAAACAAACATTGGACAGCGGACGCAGCATTGGCAGGCCCAGTGGGGTCCACATCAACGGCAAGAACGGCGGGCTCGAGGCCCTCTACACCATGGAGCCCGGAAAGACCTATAAGTACAGAATCTGCAACGTTGGGCTCAAGGAAGCCCTCAACTTCAGGATCCAGGGCCACCCCATGAAGCTCGTTGAGACCGAAGGCTCCCACGTTGTTCAAAACACCTATGACTCCCTCGACGTCCACGTCGGACAGTGCTTCACCGTCCTCGTTACCGCCGACCAGGAGCCCAGGGACTACTTCATGGTCGCCTCCACGCGCTTCACGAAGAAGGTTATAACTGCCACGCGCGTGATTCGTTACTCGAATGGCGTCGGGCCCGCATCCCCTCTTCTTCCCCCTGCACCCCACCAAGGCTGGGCCTGGTCTCTTAACCAGTTCCGCTCCTTCCGTTGGAACCTTACCGCCAGCGCTGCAAGGCCCAACCCTCAGGGCTCATACCACTACGGTCAGATTAACATCACCCGCACCATCAAGTTGGTCGGCACCCGAAGCAAGATCGGCGGCAAGCTCCGTTACGCACTCAACGGTGTCTCCCACGTCGACCCCGAAACCCCTCTCAAGCTCGCCGAGTACTACGGTGTCGCCGACAAGGTCTTCAAGTACAACCTCATCTCTGACGCCCCAGACGCCGCCATCGCCTCCCGCGACCCCATCATCGCCCCCAACGTCATCAACGCCACCTTCCGCAACTTCATCGAAGTCATCCTCGAGAACCCCACCAAGGTCACCCAGTCCTACAACCTTGATGGCTACTCTTTCTTTGCCGTCGC GGTTGAGCCGGGGCAGTGGAGCCCAGAGAAGAGGAAGTGCTACAACCTTCTTGATGCTGTCAGCAGGCACACCATCCAGGTGTTCCCAAAGTCTTGGGCCGCAATCATGTTGACTTTTGACAACGCTGGAATGTGGAACTTGAGGTCGGAGATGGCAGAGAATCGTTACCTGGGACAGCAATTGTACGTGAGTGTCTTGTCTCCCAACAGGTCCCTTAGGGATGAGTACAACCTCCCAGAGACCCAGCTTGTCTGCGGAATCGTCAAGGATATGCCTAAGCCACCACCTTACTCCAGTTAA